Genomic window (Arachis hypogaea cultivar Tifrunner chromosome 13, arahy.Tifrunner.gnm2.J5K5, whole genome shotgun sequence):
aaagatactagtatttttacccgtaataacattacgggaatataaattttttaaaattacggtCCACTTTGTTCTGACAGTATAGATTATGCATGGCacacaagatttataaaatcaaactactttttacAAAAAAAAGTCCTAGGTTGAAAAAAGTCTCTGACTAAGAAGATCAAGGtatctgtagataaaaaattaaataataaaatttttagttattatttttatatgaaaaagtctaattttttattaataattaattttaacattccttatctaaaatttaaaataatttaacgtgtatacttttatatttaattaggtatTAAGTGTTAAGTatgttgcacaaatagaaataattaatttttatacttgctatttaaaaataatattttttctccctgtgtatataaaaatataattagatattagcataaaaaaattatactgatagttataaaattaactcaaaattaattttttttaaaacaattgaatcttgattctaatttttaattataacattagtattctctccaaattatatgtaataaatatttgaaagaagagaaatgaaaatataaattagaaagataagcggtgaaaatttaaacttaaataaaaaaaactaaaaaactatgtatataacaacaataataaaaatatttttatttaaattatattattttgttaatttttttctgtaaaagaaaaagatagaaaaaatagagaatgagagaaaagagagagaaagataaagatgaaaaatGAGAGTGAGCGTGAGAgcgagagtttgttaattttgaaagaaaaaaaattttttaattgtagaaaaaatattgaatgacatattttgatttgtcaaattactaatataaaatataaattatatatagagtaaaaatagtagagagaaatagaaaaatagagaagtagatgagagaatttaggaagggagtttattaattttgaaaaaaaaatatttttctcaattttaataaaagagtGTCATAtcacacatttgattattaaattagatagtaatatatgatacataatataggtatatttcaatttcaattttaatatttcaatttcaattttaatgcaattatagaatgtcatgttgcacattttgattgtcaaattagtaattagtcattgatattgataatgatatataaaatagatagagtggttgaaggaatgagagaaatagagaaaggaaaaggaaagaagagagaactctttaattttggagggaaagatttgatttcaattgtaacGAGGGAGTGACAtatggcacattttggttgtaaaattagtaaggaggagAGAAGAATTCTTTACTTTTGgaggaaaaaatttaatttcaattacaatgaaaGAGTGATATGTGGCATATTttaggttgtaaaattagtaaagaaaagagaaaattttcttaattttggagagaaagaTTTGATTCCAATTGCAATGAAAAAATGACATGTAatacattttaattataaaattagagatatataaaagattttaaattttaaaattaactttacaACAGTATAAttgtcattttaaattttttaaatatatatctttatttttatagtttagtcttttttaaaattatatcatatTTCTAATTCAATAtaaattactttaattttaaaagatattttaatttttaaaattaattttttttggtaaaattttttaaaataactctAAAAGGGTGGAATTATAATTTCAGgtctttcaattttttatttttattttttggttaatcgTATAATAgtccaagaaaaaataaaatataccaaaataaaaaaaggtggaaactcaggtgcagtcgtctttacgtgaagttgataattgagagtgcttagatgatttgactgatttgactaaattttcatctaacggttcttaactatcaacttcacgtaaagtcgactgtaCCTGAGTGTCTACCATAAAAAAAACTCTTAgcccaaatatatttttttactcaCTATAATATCAAATACTAACAAAAATGGCCATCCAACTTAAAATGGGTCGACAAGTTCTAGCAAAAAAAAACTCTCCTCTTTCTTTTGCATCATATTTTGTTTTTGGAGCATTTAAACTTCATTGAAGTTTGGaattagggatgtcaatggggcaggaCGGGgcggggatgcctccctgctcctcGTCCCCGCCCCCAAAATTAATCCTCGTTCCCGCCCCATTCTCTGCCATGGGGATAATTGTCCCCATTCCCATTCTCCGTGTTCCCCGCATTTCCCGCGCGGCCCCATTCCCCATCTCcctatatttaacattcatatgaaaattataataaaaaatataaaaaaacaaaaaaacaaactacaaaatattattacaacacacaaacatatcttatcaagattataaatccaaaaatataacaaagaaaatcatagtccataaaataaaatcttgaacAATAGGATTAAGATTTTTCAATGagtgaaattactaaaagaaCCCCTATATTAGAAATAAAGTAAGGATTATAAGTAAgttaaaaaattcaagaaattatCGGAAATGGGGCGGAGATCCCCGCTCACCTGTCTGGAGAAATTTCGCTCTCCATCTCCATCCCACAAAAAAAATTCTCCACTATTAGGCCCCATTCCGGAAGGTCCTTGCGGAAATCCCCACCCGTAGCGATTTTTGACACCCCTATTTAGAGTATCAAATCGGGTCCCATGTTACATATTTAGTTGCACGGACTCTCTAGATCTTCATCATCTTTCAAAAGAGCAAAGAGAGCGACAAAAAGATAGGAATCAGTGGAAATGAAAATATGGTCTTTTACTAATAATTTGAAGTCTTCGCTTCtgaaaattcttattcttttccaAGGAAGGTAAAACAGACATAAATAACGAAACCGCTTTTTGGTACCCCACAGCTTTATATAAAGTCCAAAGCGAGCATTGCCACTGAGGAGTGAGTGAGGAAGGGTTCTGGAAATAACGGAGGAAGAAGCTAACAAAGTTCATAGATATTTATTTGATTGGCAACTAACAAAGTAGATAAACAAGGAACAGCAACAGGATTAGGATTATTCCATTCATTCATTGTTCAATTCAATTTCAGTCTCCGATGGGTAACTGCTTCTCCGACGTCCCCGGTGGCCGCGCTGCCATCGGGGGAACTGCCCGAGGCCTCCTCAACGCCATCGACGCTCCCAACGACGCTGTCGACAACTTCCTCAGGTCCCGCGGCTACCACGGCCTCTTCTCTCAGATCGAGGTTCctccctctctttcccttctttaCCTTCCACCACTCCTACTCTTACCTAACTAACTTCTCTTATGGTAACGTTTTTGTCGTTTTGCTGGCAGCTGTCGTTTTCTGCTTCCGGCTTGCGCGATCGAGATGTTCTCTCTAAGGTTCGTCGTTTCGAGCATCCATCGTCGTTTATATCTTTGTTCTGTTATTTCTTTCAGCTTCAGTTTCATGTAGTTCAGTTGATGAATGTCAATTTCAGTGTTGCAAGACCAGAATTATCTCTTGTTTTCTGTAACGAGCtcgtgatattttttttttaaaaaaataaagcaaaacaaacaaacaaacaacgaAATTATTGCAAATCCATAATTCATTTTAGGCAATTGTGCAGGACTATTTGATTATGGTGACGTTGCATTGAAACTACATATATTTTATAATGAAAATGGGGCCAGGCCATTGTTATTTCATTCTGGTTTTGGATTGTTATCTTTTCCTGCAAAATTGTTGTGATGGTAAATACGGTCACCATTGACTGTTTGTGTGGCTGTTATTTGCTGTAGATTGATCCAATGATGGTTCTTTATACAAGAGGGAAACATGGAGCACTTGAGGAAATCGGCCATACTGAAGTAGTTCTGAATTCTTTGGATCCTAAGTGGATTACTAAACACTTAATCATGTATCGTTTCGAGGTTGTTCAGTTTTTAGTGTAAGTTAAATGCTTATATTTATACTTCTAACAAGGCACACTAGCATTTTGTTTTTTCACTAGGAATCAttctgtaaaatattttttatcacagGTTTCGAGTGTACGACATTGATACTCAGTTTCACAATTTGGATGTGAAGGTATAGTGTTTACCTTGGAGACTCTTGAAGTCACCCTTTTTCCTTTAAGTTCAAGTGGCTATTTAATAAAGATAATTTTACATGTTATATTCTAAAGTGTAACCCTTTCTTAATAGGATTGTGAATTTTACTGTTTTGTGACTTCTTTATGATTCTATGCATACAACTGAACCTGCTTAAGTTTTTTCTTTATTGGTTGACATTCTGCACAATCTTTTCATAAGGTTGTGAAACAATATATTCCTAGTTATTTCCAAAACTATACATTGATTTGCTATGTGGaactttttactttctctttcaTTAGATGTGATAACAAGTTAAAGCATAAAAGTCCATATTTGTAAGTTTTGATTGACTTATGCAGATGCTTAAGCTAGAAGAGCAACAATTTCTAGGTGAGGCAACTTATGCATTATCGGAGGTAATGTGGAAATCTTTCAGGCTATTGTGGCTGTTCAAGTTTTTGTGGTCTGATATCTGACaagtaaataaaaatttcatTATACTCTCAGTTAAGCTGTATCTTCATGGCTTCTCACTATCTCACATTTATTACTTTTTCCCCCAAATCCCAATATATGCTGTTTGAAAGTGCTTACCATCTCAGTCTTTGAGTTAATAGCTTACTAGGTAACTGCCAAGCATATTGAAAAGTTTTTCAGAAAAGACGAGCATTTCATAATGCATACTCAAATTATGATGCACTAGCGCCTTATTCATTTCTGAAAATAAATTATCTTCCCAAGAACTCTTCCCATCAACAGTGACAGTATGGCATCTGCAGATAATTATAAAGTCTGATCGATCATTGGCATCAGAGCTACATAGAGAAGATCCTATCAGATCTATGCATTCCCAAAATTGCAGGAAGCTCTTGGTGCATGCCGAGGAATGTGTTGGCTCAAAGACTACAGTAGAGATGATATTTAGGTGCTCAGATTTGGAAAATAGGGATCTTTTCTCAAAAAGTGTATGTCTTAGTTTTTCCTTTTCTTGCTAGGTGTTATATGGAAAGCcagttattatataaaataagacATGGTTTTGTTTTGTCTTGTAGGATCCTTTTTTGATAATATCAAAACTTGTGGAAGGTGGTACCCATATTCCAATTTGTAAAACAGAAGTTATAAAGAATGATCTCAGCCCACAGTGGAAGCCAGTGTTCTTAAACATTCAACAAGTAGGAGGCAAGGTACAAGGATCACCCTCTTAATTTATTCTTTCCGTAAAACTATAAAAGTATGGAAATATGGCCATGTTTTATGAGATTATATATGGAATAATATGTTGAACTTCATGATTTAGACACAGTGGAAGCTCTCTCATTTTTTCGTTTTTATTATATACAGGACAATCCTTTGATACTAGAGTGTTATAACTTCAATACCAATGGCAAACATGATTTGATAGGGTAATTGGCAGTTACTTTTTAATTTCCTTCCTCTGTTTGTTCCTTTGTCTATCAATATACTTTCTAGGCTGAAATGCTTCTTTGTTTTATCAGAAAAGTGCAAGAGTCTTTGGCATTGTTGGAGAAGCTTCATGCTAGTGGTCAAGGAGGAACTTTATTTTTGCCTACTGGCGGTGGTCATAATTCTCATAACAAGGTTTTATTATAAAGTTTATTTGTGTCATGAATCCTTATTTCTTTCTCTAAAAAGTATAAAACATATTTTTCTATAATACAGGTATTAAAGAGCCGGGTATATCTGGACAAATTTTCTGAAAGTGTCCAATATAGTTTCCTTGATTACTTGTGGGTTTTGAATTGAACTTCTTGGTGGCCATTGATTTTACAGGTACAGCTCATATCCTCAAATGAAGTGTACCTTGTTATTTTCTAGATTTCTGTAGTTGTCAACATGAGGGGCCTTAGATATACCAGGATGACAAAGGTTTATGCATTCTTAATCAAATATAACTAACCTCCTGGTTTATCAGCTTCATTGCTTCAAATGGGAATCCACGCCTTCCAGATTCTTTGCATTATATCGATCCTTCAGGATGGCCAAATGCATACCAGAAGGTGAGAACTGAGAAGTGATCTTTAGTTTGAATCATTTGTTTTTCCAGCGATCCTTGTCTTGAACTTGTCACAACTTTATTTCTAGGCAATTGTTGAGGTTGGAGAGATGCTACAGTTTTATGATTCAGACAAACGATTTCCTACATGGGGATTTGGTGCCTGACCAATTGATGGTCCTGTTTCCCATTGTTTTAACCTCAATGGAAGCAGTCACTATTGTGAGGTAGATATGCTACACCTGTTCTTGCTTTTGTTTTCACTTATCATAAAATAGTTCATCATGATTGAAGTTCTGTGTTTAACAGGTGGAAGGGATCCAAGGAATTATGATGGCATACGCAAGTGCCCTGCTTAATGTTTCTCTTGCGGGACCAACTCATTTTGGACCTGTCATAAGCAATGCTGCACTTACTGCCAGCCAATCTGTAGCAACTGGTGCAAGAAAGTATTTTGTTTTGTTAATAATCACAGTAAGAAATAAGAATTAGaacttttttatttctctctagAACTATGTAGctgcaatttactcttcctcTAGTCTTTTTTCTTCCATGTCTCTTTCCGACATGCGCCTTGTTTCAGCCATAAAATCATAGCAGAGCTAATCACTCTATATCTGTGTTGCATATGAGAAAAAATTCTTCTTTGTCGTGACTTCTAAGCCTGTGATGATTTTTTGCatcatcttgcttttccactgCTGATGCTGACATTTAATTGACATCACTAGGATGGAGTGGTGACAGATCTCCAAGAAACAAAAGATGCCCTTGTTAAAGCCTCTGACCTACCATTATCAATCCTTATCGTTGGAGTTGGAGGACTGATTTCAACGAAATGGAGGTATGAAAACATGTCGCCTTTTTATACATAACTGTTCCTCATGGGAACTGTGATCAGTATACCACAACTGGTTTTTTTAGTTTTGCTATTCCTTTGAATAGATTTTAGATGCTGCCAAGGGGGAGAGACTCGAAAGTTCATTCGGACGTGTTGCTTCACGTGATATAGTCCAGTTTGTTCCATTTCGAGATGTTCAAAGTAGGTATCAGTTTGTAATTTCTAACTCACAAAGTCTTTGCAATCTTCCCATTGCAGGTGGAGAAATTTCAGTAGTTCAAGCACTTCTAGCAGAATTACCTACTCAATTTTTATCGTACATGAGAAACAGGAATATCCAACCGACTCTCTAAGGCATGTAAAGAAGAACCATTTTCAAACTACATAGTAAAACGTTCTATCCATTGATTGTTGTGCCATTTCAAGGTCCTCGCAGTATATTAAATTGAAATTTGGCTAAAGGGTGCAAACTCGCGCTTTGTGCTGAatgctcatttaattgaaggtCAAGAAGGGTTTGCTAGCCAACTGCATTTATCTAAGATTGGTATCTGTCTGAGCGAGCTTTATGGGTAGGATTTCCTTTCCTTCTTGTACTCATGCTTTTCTTCAAGCTCTGGGGAAAATTTTAGTCGTTCAGTGAACGTTGAAATCCAATAAGTGAAAATATTTGTGAATTGATACTTTGATGCAAGTTAGATCATTGATGTCTTTAGGTGGAAATTGATTATATCCATGAAGTTAGTAAAGGTTACTAGatggaaattttaaatttatcataaaaaacagGTGGGAGGGTGGACACAAAGAATATGATGGACTCACCTTTGTAGCAATAAGGGGAGCAGGACATGAAGTTCCTTTGCATAGATCAAAACTTGCTCTTTCACTTTTCAAATCCTTCATAGCTGGAACCTCCATGCCCACTCTTCAGCTTGTCAGTGACTCCTAAAATATGCATCTCGAATGTAGTGCCTCTTGGAATGATCATTTGGCAAtgtattttcatttttctaacTAGGGATTTCTTATCCAATGAATAGCTTCTCATACCACTTATACAGATGTATACCTTTTTTTATCCCTAGAAATCAAGAGACTGTAATTTTTGTGTATGTGATCTTTGAAGTCAAGCAAATCTCATCATTGTAACAAATCTCATCATTGTAATAAGATCAATAAAATATACATGCTTTGAGATTTACAAAAAtgttaacaattaatattttgtttataattttgtTACTCAATGATAAACGATTAATAACatctttattcatgtttaatttgtttaaattttggCAATTGATCAAATTAAAGTAGGTAAACTATCAAAGAGGAAAGAGCCAAATGTAACTGCCCCATAATCAGGTActgaaaatgaaaattaactggATATTCTCTTCCAATTTAAAGCTCAGGTAACAGCCATGAACCCCTCATTGTTCTTTCTCAAGcgtttctaaatttatttcacaATGAAAATGAATAAGTCTATGTACAGATCACAAATAACTGGCATGTTTCTACCTTAATGACTTTCTTTCGATCTAGTATAATATTTCCACAGACAAAATAGTTGAAGATCACAAATAGAAGTAGCAGCAGGTAATGTGGTAATGTAGCAATGATGCACTGTATTATTAGAATTTCAGGTGGATAAAAAAGGAGTGATTTTTGTATAGCATAACATTTCTTCTATGTGTGCACATAAACAGGGCGTGCAGCTACTCGAGCAAGCGTTTGTACTTGCACCAGGCAATGGCAACCACATACAAGAAAATGGTTCCAGCAGCACTGCCCCCAACAGTCCAGAAGAACTCTCCATTCCCGGTAATATTTGAATCAAATAGCTCAATATGAATGTTCATGCCAAAAATACCAGCGACAACGACAAAGGCACTCACTACCAGAGTTGCTGTGGTCAACATGACTCCCATTTGGAGCAGATGATTCTGTTTGTCATCCAGCATTATGTTGATGTAGTCCTCTGTGTCGTCCACGTATTCCCTTAGCTTCAATAGGATCACCACAACAAAACAACATCAAAACCAATCTTATCGTTAAGGTAACATGTAAATCACAAGAAGCTCACCAGACCAGAAATATGTTGGTTAAAATTTgttttaagcattttctttgaaaAGACCATAGCCTAAAACTACCAAGGCACAATATTTGCCTCTATTACCCAAAAAGAGAAATTGTCcctaaaattttgaatctctaacATGTTTGGATCTTTTGCAAGTAATAACAAGCAAAATCCTCAATTAGAAACCAGACAAGCGTCACAATAATTCTTGGAAACGGGAATTAGTTGCTTATAAAACACAAGATTAAAAGGTAAATGGTAGTTATAGGCAACGGAAAAGGGCATGACAAAGAAATGAAAAGACATACAGTAGAGAGCTTGTTGAGTGTGCCATCGATTTGCACAAAATATGCTTCCAGGAGCATCTCAAGCTCCTCCACATCAAGATGCTTAGTTGTGGTACTGTAGGTAGTGCTAGCACGGCTGTCCCTGCTAACTCCCACTAATAACCTGTCATCATCATGTTGATGATCGTCATCGCTTGCAGCAGCTCCACCCTCTTCCAATGATATTTCAGGAGGAATGCTGCTAAATGGAGAATTAGAATCAGTAAAGCAGTACTAACTAACAAGATTCAAGGCAAACAGAAAAGATTTACATGTACGCGTGCCTGTCATCGACATCAAGTTGATTATGGTGGTCATtgtcaacatcatcatcatttatAGAGGAGGCAGAAGAACTGTGGAGCTGTTGTAACTTGTCGGTGAGATACATCTCAGCCATATCGTCGTCGTCATCGAGCAAGTGTTCTAACTCATCCCTTACCTTCTGAACGCGACCAGTGATGGCAACAAGGCGGCTCTTAATTTGACGAACCCGTTCCAAATTGAGAGTACTGATCTTGGAAGTGAGCTTGTCCAAGGCAGGGTGGGCCTCCTGTTCCAGGGTTTTTGCCTCGTTCTCTAACACACTGCACGCAGCCTCCAGGCAGGCCTCCAGTGCCACAAACTCGAACGGCAGGATCTTCATGCCATCGCCATTCTGGATACCATTCTGCTTCGATTGGGCTTTCACTTGCTCCCCAACGGGATCGGTATCTTCATCTTCATCCTGTCCCTCTCTTGATTGCCCTTCTTCCGAGTCGTACACTTTGCTCAACTTGAAATCATCCGAAGCCGCAGCTGCCGCAGCAGCTCCCTGGACTTGGTGGTGCCGGAGGATCCTCGAGTGGAGCTCCTCCACGAAAGGGGTCACGGAGGGGTCGCGGGAGTTGAGGAGGAGGACCTCGTGGGCGGTGATGATGGCCTTGATGTGCTCGAGGTTGATCACGATGGCCCTCTCACGGCCTAGCACGGTCGAGGGGTAGGACAGGAGGGGGTCGAGGATACGGAGGTCGCGGGCGGGGAGACCCGTGCGCCGCATGATGGCGTGCTTGCCGGCCTCCACAACCTGCTTCTGACCACTGGAATCGAGAAGCAGCCACGCCCTCACCCCGGTCCCCTTCTTCCTGCTTATCGGATTCGGAGCAACAGGAACCCCAATCCCATCCATCATCCCTGCCGCTGCTACCGGAACTGGAGGCGGACCCTGACCCTGACCCCGAATATTCATCACTCGATTCCCTCCTTCACTTAATCAATTATTCAATTCTTGCCTTGTATTAATTGTATTCACCTGCTGAAACGATGTGGCTACATTAGGGGTAGAACCGAAACAACCGGTGattcaaccgaaaaaaccgttttagaataaaataataaataaattataaataaacatcctaaaatataattataatctaatataaatcttaaaatatcttctaaatttaaaacactacataaaatatcatcaaccaaattcatatgatcttatcaaaatacatactcaagttaaataataaaaagaatatctaaatattaaataccaacataaagatttatcaatcatcaaatgCATTGTTATGAAGAGGATTAGAATTGGCAGTATCATTCGAAATAGGAGGATTAGGATTGGCAGGCAAGTTATTGTTCACAGATGCATTGTTCTCAGCAattgcttcttgattaatactatcatccataactgaaattaataaatcattcacaaaattaaaaacagcagTAGCACAgccagaaataaaaaaattatcattcaGCACCAAACAGGACATTCAGCAACAAAACCACCATTACCAACAGCATtcagcattcagcaacaaaaacaccattaccaacagcattcagcaacaaacagGGCATTCAGCAACAAAAATTAGCATTCAACAACAAAGTGTCATCAATCAAatccatatgatcttatcaaaatacaatctcaaaagttaaatagtaaaaagacatatataaatattaaaaaccaaCATGAAGATTTATCAATTATCAAAATCCGTAGATTAGAAGAACCTTGTGACTGACTATTATTCGAACTAGGTGGATTAGGATTAGCAGAATCATTTGAATTAGGAGGATTGGCAGATGAATTATTACTCAAACAGGCATTATCAACAACTGCTTCTTGATTAATATTTCTATCCATAactaaaatcaataaatcataatCCAAATTAAAAACAGCAACAGAACGGCCAGAAATCAAATAATCATCCATAAGACCATAGAACAGAATCATTAACAAATCCATTACTCAATTTCAGAAACAAATCCATTACTCAATTTCAGAATCAGTAACAAATCAGTAACAAAAGCACATATTAGAATAGAATCAGTAACATATCAGAAATCAATCACTAACTTCAGAGTTCAGATTCACAAATCCCTAATTTCAGAAATTGCATATTTGAGTAATTAAAAACGACGATCACTAACCATCGAAGAACAAGCATGAAGAGGGTTTGGTTTCTAAACAGACAATAAAAAAAACAGGAAGAACAAGCACTAGCAGTGAGCATTGACCTTCGACGACGACAGAGAGCGGTTGAGCGCAATGGACGACGGCGAACAGGCGACTGATGAGAGCGAACAGGAGATGGATAGCGAACAGGGGATGGTGAGAGCGAAGTAACGAACGCCGATAGCACGAAGACGGAAGTTCTTGAGTACGACGGAGGCGGCAACAGCAGTCTCTCACTCCGACAGACGGCGACAAGATTGGCGGAGGCTAGGGTTTGCTTTCTTTGGTGGAGGCTATGGCATTTGGGTGATGACTATGGAAGGAGTGGGAGAAGGGAGCCAAACGCGTGCAATCCCTTTTTTTCCTAAGGAAACGGCGTCGTTTCTTGTAAACCGGCCTGGTCCCGGCCCGCTTTGACCGGCCGGTTCTCGGCCGGTTCAGCGGTTTGTATCCGGTTTCTAGAACAGCGGTTTCTGCTAATAAACCGAACTGCCTAAGCTACCGGTTCGTAGTTTgaccggttttcagaacattgattttttttgttctaAATGGCAAAATGGCGTCGTTTTCTAAGAACCGGCCAGTTTTTGGTCCGATCCAACCAACCGATTTCCGGCCAGTTCAACGGTTTTAAAACAGTTTTGTATTAACGGTTTTAAGAGGATGATTGGATCGTTTTTCTTGTCGGTTTTCGGTTGAACGGTTGAACCGGTTGGTCTGGTCCGATTTTTAGCACTATGCAAAAAACCCTGCTGCATTCGCAGAAACTATGAGAGGAGTTGTCGGTAAGTGATGGTGATTAGTAAATCTGCTGGGCTTTTTTCTGCTGTTTCAGAAAAAATTTTGGTATATGGTGTTTGGGCTTGCTTTTTTGGTTTGATCTGAATATTGTGATCCATACGATATGATTAAGTTATGGACTATATATGAAGCAGGAAAAAAAATGATATGGacctaaataataataatggagttAAACTAAGCCTCACTTGTAGACAAGGATTCAGGTTCTTAGATTCGCCGCCCAGTGAACATGTTCTGTTCCTTATGAATGATGATGTTAAAGGGAATTTATGATGGACTGATATAGATACGGGAACACGACACGATACGAAATATTTcgatacataaattttaaaattttataagatacaaggacacacatatatataaaatataaaatattttttt
Coding sequences:
- the LOC112732939 gene encoding magnesium transporter MRS2-3 isoform X1, which codes for MNIRGQGQGPPPVPVAAAGMMDGIGVPVAPNPISRKKGTGVRAWLLLDSSGQKQVVEAGKHAIMRRTGLPARDLRILDPLLSYPSTVLGRERAIVINLEHIKAIITAHEVLLLNSRDPSVTPFVEELHSRILRHHQVQGAAAAAAASDDFKLSKVYDSEEGQSREGQDEDEDTDPVGEQVKAQSKQNGIQNGDGMKILPFEFVALEACLEAACSVLENEAKTLEQEAHPALDKLTSKISTLNLERVRQIKSRLVAITGRVQKVRDELEHLLDDDDDMAEMYLTDKLQQLHSSSASSINDDDVDNDHHNQLDVDDRHAYIIPPEISLEEGGAAASDDDHQHDDDRLLVGVSRDSRASTTYSTTTKHLDVEELEMLLEAYFVQIDGTLNKLSTLREYVDDTEDYINIMLDDKQNHLLQMGVMLTTATLVVSAFVVVAGIFGMNIHIELFDSNITGNGEFFWTVGGSAAGTIFLYVVAIAWCKYKRLLE
- the LOC112732939 gene encoding magnesium transporter MRS2-3 isoform X2; amino-acid sequence: MNIRGQGQGPPPVPVAAAGMMDGIGVPVAPNPISRKKGTGVRAWLLLDSSGQKQVVEAGKHAIMRRTGLPARDLRILDPLLSYPSTVLGRERAIVINLEHIKAIITAHEVLLLNSRDPSVTPFVEELHSRILRHHQVQGAAAAAAASDDFKLSKVYDSEEGQSREGQDEDEDTDPVGEQVKAQSKQNGIQNGDGMKILPFEFVALEACLEAACSVLENEAKTLEQEAHPALDKLTSKISTLNLERVRQIKSRLVAITGRVQKVRDELEHLLDDDDDMAEMYLTDKLQQLHSSSASSINDDDVDNDHHNQLDVDDSIPPEISLEEGGAAASDDDHQHDDDRLLVGVSRDSRASTTYSTTTKHLDVEELEMLLEAYFVQIDGTLNKLSTLREYVDDTEDYINIMLDDKQNHLLQMGVMLTTATLVVSAFVVVAGIFGMNIHIELFDSNITGNGEFFWTVGGSAAGTIFLYVVAIAWCKYKRLLE